In Phycisphaerales bacterium, a genomic segment contains:
- a CDS encoding sugar phosphate isomerase/epimerase: MNQHISISRREALAMGGAVVTAGATSPLLAATSASSSSMLQPSTATSRLYKADEPLQLRFAVKWGMVNIDAPILEKFRILKSIGFDGVELDSPGGPDIKEVRAASEATGLPVHGVVDSIHWNVRLSDPDPAVREKGREGLETAIRYSKQCGGSSVLLVPGVAGNQENENQQQCWDRSIEHIHKALPLAAELGIHILVENVWNRFCYDHDGGNDQSAEQLAAYLDAINSPWVGSYFDIGNHRKYGRPEQWIRTLGRRITKCDVKDWGVAGGWAEIGQGDVDWPAVRTALREIGFTGWCTAEVGGGNEQRLATIKAQMDAALRA; encoded by the coding sequence ATGAACCAGCACATCTCGATCTCGCGGCGTGAGGCTCTCGCAATGGGTGGCGCTGTCGTCACTGCCGGCGCGACGAGCCCGCTGCTCGCCGCGACGTCGGCATCCTCGTCGTCGATGCTGCAGCCATCAACCGCCACTTCGCGCCTCTACAAGGCCGACGAGCCGCTGCAACTGCGCTTCGCCGTCAAGTGGGGCATGGTCAACATCGACGCGCCGATCCTGGAGAAGTTCCGCATCCTCAAGTCGATCGGATTCGACGGCGTCGAACTCGACAGCCCCGGCGGGCCGGACATCAAGGAGGTTCGGGCCGCGAGCGAAGCGACCGGCCTGCCCGTGCATGGCGTCGTCGATTCGATCCACTGGAACGTGCGCCTGTCCGATCCCGATCCCGCCGTGCGCGAGAAAGGTCGGGAGGGTCTCGAGACGGCGATCCGCTACAGCAAGCAGTGCGGCGGCTCGTCGGTGCTGCTCGTTCCCGGCGTTGCCGGCAACCAGGAAAACGAAAACCAGCAGCAGTGCTGGGACCGCTCAATCGAGCATATCCACAAGGCGCTTCCCCTTGCCGCCGAACTGGGCATTCACATCCTCGTCGAAAACGTCTGGAATCGATTCTGCTACGACCACGATGGCGGCAACGACCAGAGCGCCGAGCAACTCGCCGCCTACCTCGACGCCATCAACAGCCCATGGGTCGGCTCGTACTTTGACATCGGCAACCACCGCAAGTACGGCCGGCCCGAGCAGTGGATCCGCACGCTGGGCAGGCGCATCACCAAGTGCGATGTGAAAGACTGGGGCGTCGCCGGCGGCTGGGCCGAGATCGGACAAGGCGACGTCGATTGGCCGGCGGTGCGGACGGCTCTGCGGGAGATCGGCTTCACCGGCTGGTGCACGGCCGAAGTCGGCGGCGGCAACGAACAGCGCCTCGCGACGATCAAAGCCCAGATGGATGCGGCGCTCCGCGCCTGA
- a CDS encoding leucyl/phenylalanyl-tRNA--protein transferase, translated as MALSRQCDPCGRRSVNVDSIVSAVNGSAEHDEALNPRTLLTAYAMGYFPMAEPETGEIHWYSPDPRGHIPLDGFRVSDSLRKTVRRSVFELRADTSFEEVMRQCALPRPGQPETWISEEIVAAYAGLHRRGWAHSIEAWREGQLVGGLYGVSIHGAFFGESMFSRPEIGGTDSSKVCLVALVEHLRRRKYTLLDTQFVNTHLKQFGCIAISREQCMQRLERALLQSDVSWGAF; from the coding sequence ATGGCGCTCTCCCGTCAGTGCGACCCGTGCGGTCGGCGATCGGTCAATGTCGATTCTATCGTCTCGGCAGTGAACGGGTCGGCCGAACATGACGAAGCGCTCAATCCCCGCACCCTGCTGACCGCCTACGCGATGGGGTACTTCCCCATGGCCGAGCCGGAAACGGGCGAGATCCACTGGTACAGCCCCGATCCGCGCGGCCACATCCCGCTCGATGGGTTTCGCGTGTCCGACTCGCTTCGCAAAACAGTTCGGCGGAGCGTGTTCGAGCTGCGCGCGGATACGTCGTTCGAAGAGGTCATGCGGCAATGCGCCCTGCCGCGCCCCGGGCAGCCCGAGACCTGGATCAGCGAAGAGATCGTCGCCGCCTACGCCGGTCTGCATCGGCGCGGCTGGGCGCACAGCATTGAGGCGTGGCGCGAAGGGCAACTCGTCGGCGGCTTGTATGGCGTGTCGATCCACGGCGCGTTCTTCGGCGAATCCATGTTCAGCCGGCCCGAGATCGGCGGCACCGATTCAAGCAAGGTCTGCCTCGTCGCGCTCGTCGAACACCTCCGCCGGCGCAAGTACACGCTGCTCGACACGCAGTTCGTCAACACGCACCTCAAGCAGTTTGGCTGTATCGCCATTTCGCGCGAGCAGTGCATGCAGCGACTCGAGCGCGCCCTGCTACAGAGCGACGTATCGTGGGGAGCGTTCTGA
- a CDS encoding PilZ domain-containing protein — protein MATFDATGQDRRTSPRISAAHAAKVFDPRAQRYHPAQTCNVSASGALLKVQRSMPVMSGDRLDVAIDADDATRRVLALGDFVPSRVVRVMAIDRFSQAVAVQFHAASDLPAEDPADPIIHTWVKPQPERIAA, from the coding sequence ATGGCGACATTCGATGCAACCGGCCAGGACCGCCGCACGAGTCCGCGCATCAGCGCTGCGCACGCGGCGAAGGTGTTCGACCCCCGGGCTCAGCGCTACCACCCGGCGCAGACGTGCAACGTCTCCGCGTCGGGCGCACTGCTCAAGGTGCAGCGCTCGATGCCGGTGATGAGCGGCGACCGCCTCGACGTGGCGATCGACGCCGACGATGCGACGCGGCGCGTGCTGGCGCTGGGCGACTTCGTGCCCTCGCGCGTCGTGCGCGTCATGGCGATCGACCGCTTCAGCCAGGCGGTGGCGGTGCAGTTCCATGCGGCGAGCGACTTGCCCGCCGAAGACCCCGCCGACCCGATCATTCACACCTGGGTCAAGCCGCAGCCCGAGCGCATCGCGGCCTGA
- a CDS encoding class II fumarate hydratase — protein MTATRVEKDSMGEMTVPAEALYGATTQRAVENFPISHRPVPAEVIHAFGLLKKACAEANLSLKKLDEPRAKAIIKAAEAIAQGKHDREFPIDIFQTGSGTSTNMNVNEVIANLTCIAAKKPIGSRDHKNAVHPNDHVNMGQSSNDTFPTAMQVAAAVSIDRDLIPALTRLAKELKKKAKAWDKIVKVGRTHLMDATPIRLGQEFSGYAAAAEYSVTRAKRAMQRLAENLPLGGTAVGTGINTHPKFGSMVADLLSKATGVNFAEAENHFEAQSTRDCVVEASGELKTIAVSLSKIANDIRWLGSGPRCGLFELALPATQPGSSIMPGKVNPVMCESVMQVACQVIGNDAAITIGGLGGVGSLFELNVAMPMMADNMQSSIHLLANVSNAFTDKLVIGLEVNEKIATGFVEKSLMLCTKLAPVIGYDNAAKAAKAAFNEGVTIREYCRQHNLVDEKTLDKLLDARSMTEPDKA, from the coding sequence ATGACCGCCACGCGCGTTGAAAAAGATTCGATGGGTGAAATGACCGTCCCGGCCGAGGCGCTCTACGGCGCCACGACGCAGCGAGCGGTCGAGAACTTCCCGATCTCGCATCGCCCCGTGCCCGCCGAGGTCATCCACGCCTTCGGCCTGCTCAAGAAAGCGTGCGCCGAGGCAAACCTCTCGCTCAAGAAGCTCGATGAGCCGCGCGCCAAGGCGATCATCAAGGCCGCCGAAGCCATCGCGCAAGGCAAGCACGACCGCGAGTTTCCCATCGACATCTTCCAGACCGGTTCGGGCACGAGCACAAACATGAACGTCAACGAGGTGATCGCCAACCTCACGTGCATCGCCGCCAAGAAGCCCATCGGCTCGCGCGATCACAAGAACGCGGTGCACCCCAACGACCACGTGAACATGGGGCAGTCGAGCAACGACACTTTTCCGACGGCCATGCAGGTGGCTGCGGCGGTCTCGATCGATCGCGATCTCATCCCCGCACTCACGCGGCTGGCCAAGGAACTCAAGAAGAAGGCCAAGGCGTGGGACAAGATCGTCAAGGTCGGCCGCACCCATCTCATGGACGCTACGCCGATCCGGCTCGGCCAGGAGTTCTCGGGTTACGCGGCCGCGGCTGAGTACTCCGTCACGCGCGCCAAGCGTGCCATGCAGCGCCTGGCTGAAAATCTCCCCCTCGGCGGCACGGCCGTGGGCACGGGCATCAACACGCATCCGAAATTCGGCTCAATGGTCGCCGACCTGCTCAGCAAAGCAACGGGCGTGAACTTCGCCGAAGCCGAGAATCACTTCGAAGCCCAGTCCACGCGCGACTGCGTCGTCGAAGCGTCGGGCGAACTCAAGACCATCGCCGTCTCCCTGAGCAAGATCGCCAACGACATCCGCTGGCTCGGCTCGGGACCGCGCTGCGGCCTTTTTGAACTCGCCCTGCCCGCCACCCAGCCCGGCTCGTCGATCATGCCCGGCAAGGTCAACCCCGTCATGTGCGAGTCCGTCATGCAGGTCGCCTGCCAGGTCATCGGCAACGACGCCGCGATCACCATCGGCGGCCTGGGCGGCGTGGGATCTCTGTTTGAACTCAACGTCGCCATGCCCATGATGGCCGACAACATGCAGTCGAGCATTCACCTGCTCGCCAACGTCTCCAACGCCTTCACCGACAAGCTCGTCATCGGCCTGGAGGTCAATGAGAAGATCGCAACAGGCTTCGTCGAGAAGTCGCTCATGCTGTGCACCAAACTCGCGCCGGTCATCGGCTACGACAACGCCGCCAAGGCCGCCAAGGCCGCGTTCAACGAGGGCGTGACGATCCGCGAGTACTGCCGGCAGCACAATCTCGTTGACGAGAAGACGCTCGACAAGCTGCTCGACGCCCGGTCGATGACCGAGCCGGACAAGGCCTGA
- a CDS encoding aldo/keto reductase family protein: MKYRRLGQWGVQVSTISFGSWLTVRKQGAELAARLHRTAYENGVNFFDTANVYGNGEAEAVVGASLAPFRRDTYVLATKVFFPYGDNPFPGVNDRGLSRKHIFEQCHRSLRELRTDYIDLYQCHRYDPNAPLHETCRAMNDLITQGKVHYWGVSEWTSDQIREAVSICDEHNWHRPASNQPVYNMLERGVEKNILGTCADLGLGVVVFSPLAQGILTGKYKPGQPPAGGTRAADEKQGQWMRPRMTEENLRKAADLAKVAEGMGCTASQLALAWCLRRPELSSCIVGASRPEQLLENIGAAEIELHEAVMDRINMVLGA, encoded by the coding sequence ATGAAGTATCGCCGGCTGGGCCAATGGGGTGTGCAGGTTTCGACGATCAGTTTCGGCTCGTGGCTGACCGTCCGCAAGCAGGGAGCCGAACTCGCCGCCCGCCTGCACCGCACCGCCTACGAGAACGGCGTCAACTTCTTCGACACCGCCAACGTCTACGGCAACGGCGAGGCCGAAGCCGTCGTCGGCGCATCCCTCGCTCCATTCCGCCGCGACACCTACGTCCTCGCCACCAAGGTCTTCTTTCCCTACGGCGACAACCCCTTCCCCGGCGTCAACGATCGCGGCCTGTCGCGCAAGCACATCTTCGAACAGTGCCACCGGTCGCTGCGCGAATTGCGCACCGACTACATCGATCTCTACCAGTGCCACCGCTACGACCCGAACGCGCCGCTCCACGAGACCTGCCGCGCCATGAACGACCTCATCACCCAGGGCAAGGTGCACTACTGGGGCGTGAGCGAGTGGACGAGCGACCAGATCCGCGAAGCGGTCTCGATCTGCGACGAGCACAACTGGCATCGGCCCGCATCGAACCAGCCGGTGTACAACATGCTCGAGCGCGGCGTGGAGAAGAACATTCTCGGAACGTGCGCCGATCTGGGGCTCGGCGTGGTCGTCTTCAGCCCGCTGGCTCAGGGCATTCTGACGGGCAAGTACAAGCCCGGCCAGCCGCCCGCCGGCGGCACGCGCGCTGCCGACGAGAAGCAGGGCCAGTGGATGCGGCCGCGCATGACCGAAGAGAATCTCCGCAAGGCCGCGGATCTCGCGAAGGTCGCCGAAGGCATGGGCTGCACCGCGTCGCAACTGGCGCTGGCGTGGTGCCTGCGCCGGCCGGAATTGAGCAGTTGCATCGTGGGCGCGAGCAGGCCCGAGCAACTGCTCGAGAACATCGGCGCTGCCGAGATCGAACTGCACGAAGCGGTCATGGACCGGATCAACATGGTGCTCGGGGCTTAG